In Eupeodes corollae chromosome 3, idEupCoro1.1, whole genome shotgun sequence, a single genomic region encodes these proteins:
- the LOC129950103 gene encoding uncharacterized protein LOC129950103 has protein sequence MNLIKIVRRFSFSSIRSSQKTKDTRPNNNSLTVVKPQSSSVELPPKIKTFQIYRWNPDKPEVKPSVQTYKFDMNWLIRQSPMVLTALIVIKDKLDETLVFRRSCREGICGSCGMNINGVNTLACICRIDDNLSKTIKIYPLPHMYVLKDLVPNMSHFYDQYHKIRPWLVRK, from the exons atgaatctgATTAAAATTGTCCGACGTTTTTCCTTTAGTTCTATAAGATCCAGCCAAAAG ACTAAAGATACTCGCCCAAACAATAATTCCTTAACAGTGGTGAAGCCACAGTCGTCATCAGTTGAGCTACCgcctaaaattaaaacatttcaaatctATCGATGGAATCCTGACAAACCCGAAGTTAAGCCTTCCGTGCAAACATACAAGTTTGACATGAATTGGTTAATTCGGCAATCTCCAATGGTCCTGACAGCACTGATTGTGATTAAAGATAAATTAGATGAAACTCTGGTATTTCGACGATCTTGCCGTGAAGGTATTTGTGGTTCATGTGGCATGAATATCAATGGAGTCAATACGCTAGCTTGCATTTG CAGAATCGATGATAATCTATCGAAGACTATAAAAATCTATCCCTTGCCTCATATGTATGTCCTGAAGGATTTAGTTCCTAATATGTCACACTTCTACGATCAATATCACAAGATTCGTCCATGGTTAGTTCGCAAGTAA